AGGACGATCCCGCGTCGACGTCACCCTCCGGCTCGGCGGCAGCCGCCATCAGGGCCTCCGCCTCGGCGGCGAGGTCAGGCGCCTCCGCCTCGGCGTTGACGATGATGTCGCTGGCTTCCGCGTGCGCCTTGGCCTGGCGGACCTGGAACCGGGCGTCCGCCAGGAACTTGGCGGCACGGTCCAGCTGCTCCAGGCGCTGGCCGACCTCACCGGCGAGGAGCTTGGAGAGGTGCTGGTCGTCGGTCTTGGTGATGCCCTCCAGCAGGCCGCACAGGCGCTCGATCTCGTCGAATGCGGACTTGACCTTGGTGGTCTCCTTGGTCCGCTCGGCCTTCTGCTCGGGGGTCATCTCCTCGACGGCAACCATGGACTCCTGGGTCGCCGCCGTCTCCTGCTTGCGCATGGCGAAGGCGATGTGGACGAGCTGGTTGTCGGTCAGGTCGTCCTTCTTCCACTTCGCGAAGATGCCCCTCTGGTTGTCCTTGGTCAGCGCGGCGATCTGGACAGCGGCCTGGGTGCCGATGTGGCCCAGGTTCACGGCGGCGGCGACCTCGGGCCTCAGGCCGAGAAGGGCGAGGCGCACGTTGACGTACTGCACCGTCTTCGAGACCTTCTTGGCGACGATCTGAATCGCGTCC
Above is a genomic segment from Streptomyces sp. NBC_01233 containing:
- a CDS encoding ParB/RepB/Spo0J family partition protein; translated protein: MGTKNASLKLSQIHRNESQPREHFDEVELQELADSISEHGQLQPIVVRKRAAGGYEIVAGERRFRAHEIAGKITIDARIITGANGEAVDDAAAFEKAMVENINRADMLPLEEARGFKKLVDMQGPDVVLKDAIQIVAKKVSKTVQYVNVRLALLGLRPEVAAAVNLGHIGTQAAVQIAALTKDNQRGIFAKWKKDDLTDNQLVHIAFAMRKQETAATQESMVAVEEMTPEQKAERTKETTKVKSAFDEIERLCGLLEGITKTDDQHLSKLLAGEVGQRLEQLDRAAKFLADARFQVRQAKAHAEASDIIVNAEAEAPDLAAEAEALMAAAAEPEGDVDAGSSSEQESEDGATPQVADEEPDTETVDAESTETAA